The Clostridioides difficile genome has a segment encoding these proteins:
- a CDS encoding HAMP domain-containing histidine kinase — translation MLVLFFAICMIIISIITIKKSQNTCDELSLMLNQLLEGKEVSYPDTKDTRVSKISYQVKKVKDMIEIEVEQSKSEKEAIKSLISNMSHQLKTPLSNITIYCELLENINLPTSKKEEFLQKMKNQTFKIDWLLESLFKMTKLEDGVIEFEAEELLIKDTIVQSISTVFNKAESKDIKINLETFSDIKLFHNKKWTIEAIVNVLENAIKYSPSNSIITISVEKMELYTKIIIKDEGIGIDSKELNNIFKRFYRSKNVENQNGTGIGLYLTRLILEKENGNIIVESKLGSGSCFSIFLQNCKSLN, via the coding sequence ATGTTGGTCCTATTTTTTGCAATATGTATGATAATTATATCTATAATAACTATTAAAAAAAGTCAAAATACATGTGATGAATTGAGTCTAATGCTAAATCAATTATTGGAAGGTAAAGAAGTTTCTTATCCAGATACAAAAGATACAAGAGTGTCAAAAATTTCTTATCAAGTAAAAAAAGTTAAAGATATGATAGAGATAGAGGTAGAGCAATCAAAATCAGAAAAGGAAGCAATTAAAAGTTTAATTTCAAACATGTCACATCAATTAAAAACACCACTATCAAATATTACCATTTACTGTGAACTTTTAGAAAATATAAATCTTCCCACATCTAAAAAAGAAGAGTTTTTACAAAAAATGAAAAATCAAACTTTTAAAATTGACTGGTTGTTAGAATCACTATTTAAAATGACTAAATTAGAAGATGGAGTTATTGAATTTGAAGCAGAAGAACTGCTGATTAAAGATACTATTGTTCAAAGTATCAGTACTGTTTTTAATAAAGCAGAATCTAAAGACATAAAAATAAATTTAGAAACATTTTCAGATATAAAGCTATTTCATAATAAGAAATGGACTATAGAAGCAATTGTAAATGTATTAGAAAATGCAATAAAATATTCACCATCAAATAGTATAATTACTATTTCTGTAGAAAAAATGGAATTATATACTAAAATTATAATCAAAGATGAAGGAATAGGTATTGATAGCAAAGAATTGAACAATATTTTTAAAAGATTTTATAGAAGTAAAAATGTTGAAAATCAAAATGGTACAGGAATTGGTCTATATCTTACAAGATTAATTTTAGAAAAAGAAAATGGAAATATTATAGTAGAATCCAAATTAGGAAGTGGAAGTTGTTTTAGTATCTTCTTACAAAACTGTAAGAGTTTAAATTAA
- a CDS encoding ABC transporter ATP-binding protein, whose protein sequence is MSILVTNHLVKHYGEDENKVNALNGVSIEIEKATFTAIVGTSGSGKSTLLNIIGGLDNPSSGEVIIKGKNISKLRKKDLTVFRRRNIGFIFQNYSLIPVLNVYDNIALPVTLDKGSYVDHDYIEMLMNTLGIWDKRLKFPSELSGGQQQRVAIARALANKPALILADEPTGNLDSKTTMEVVCLLKESSAKFHQTILMVTHNENIAQICDSIIHIEDGIVVNNGGEIL, encoded by the coding sequence ATGAGTATATTAGTGACGAATCATTTAGTAAAACATTATGGAGAAGATGAAAATAAGGTCAATGCACTAAATGGAGTAAGCATAGAAATTGAAAAGGCTACATTTACTGCTATAGTTGGAACTTCTGGTTCTGGTAAAAGTACATTATTAAACATTATAGGTGGGTTGGACAACCCCTCATCAGGAGAAGTAATAATTAAAGGGAAAAACATATCTAAACTAAGAAAAAAGGATTTGACTGTATTTAGAAGAAGGAATATAGGTTTTATATTTCAAAATTACAGTTTAATACCAGTATTAAATGTCTATGATAATATTGCTCTTCCTGTTACATTAGATAAAGGAAGTTATGTAGACCATGACTATATTGAAATGCTAATGAATACATTAGGTATTTGGGACAAACGACTAAAATTTCCAAGTGAACTTTCTGGAGGACAACAGCAGAGAGTAGCAATTGCTAGAGCTTTAGCAAATAAACCTGCACTTATACTAGCTGATGAACCAACAGGAAATCTTGATAGTAAGACCACAATGGAAGTGGTCTGTTTATTAAAAGAAAGTAGCGCAAAATTTCACCAAACAATACTTATGGTAACACATAATGAAAATATAGCACAAATATGCGATTCTATTATACATATTGAAGATGGAATTGTAGTAAATAATGGCGGTGAAATACTATGA